GTCGGGCAGCAACATGCGATTGAGCCAGGAGTGGATGATCCCATCCCCGGGCCGCAACGCGATCCCTCCCCGTTCGGTGAAGAAGCCGGGCAGGGTCTGGTGGGTTCCGACGTCCACGAGCTTTGGATAGGCCGCGGTATGACAGAAGGACTGCAGTACCAGATCGGCCTGAAAGCCCAGGCAGGCGAGTTCCTTGAGTTCGTCTCGGGTCATCGGGCCGGTCGTATCCTGTGAACCCACAGTCGACATGCGGGGCTCACAATAGGCACCCGGTCGCACGCCATCAGCACCACAGGCGCGACCCACGATCTTCTGCGCAAGAGTGAATCCCTTGCCCGTGTCCAGAGGTTGCTCAGGCGTTCGGAAGACCTCGGAGGGAGCGAGGCCGAGTTCCTCGCGCGCCTTCTGCGTCAGACTTCGTCCAATGATCAGGGGGATGCGCCCACCGGCCCGAACCTCGTCGAGCAGCACTTCGGTCTTGAGCGAGAACTCCGAAATCGTCTTCCCCTGCTCGTCTTCGACCTTGCCCTGATAGGGGTAGAGCGTGACGACGTCGCCCATGTGCATCTCGCTCACATCGCATTCGATCGGCAGAGCACCAGAGTCTTCCATCGTATTGAAGAAGATCGGGGCGATCTTCCCGCCGATGCAGACGCCGCCACTGCGCTTGTTGGGAATGTTCGGGATATCATCCCCGATGTGCCATAGCACCGAGTTGGTTGCGGACTTGCGCGACGATCCGGTCCCCACCACGTCGCCCACGTACGCGACCGGGTGGCCCTTCTTCTCGAGTTCGACGATCTGCTGCGGCGCGTTGCTTATGCCCTCGCGCGGATTGACCAACATGGCCCGCGCGTGCAGTGGGATGTCCGGACGAGACCAGGCTTCCGTGGCCGGAGAAAGATCATCGGTATTCGTCTCACCGACGACTTCGAAAACGGTGACCGTCATGGTCTCGGGAACCTCCGGCCGCCGGGTAAACCACTCCGCGTCGGCCCACGACTGAAGCACGGCCTTGGCGTTCTCGCCTCCATCTCTGGCCCGAGCGGCCACACTCTCGAAAGCATCGAAAACGAGCAGCGTTCGCGAGAGTTGATCGGCGGCCAACTGGCCGAGTTCGGAGTCTTCGAGCAACTCGACGAGAGGCGCCACATTGTAGCCGCCTAGCATCGTACCCAGGAGGCGCACCGTCTCCGGCTTATCGAATAGCGGTGAACGGAGTTCACCCCTGGCCACCGCAGAGAGGAAACCCGCCTTGACCTCGGCGGCCGGATCGACTCCCGCGGGAACCCGATCGCTCAAGAGTTCCATCAGGAATTCGCCTTCGCCCGAAGGTGGGGCTTGCAGCAACTCGACCAGGGCTCGGGTCTGTTCGGTATTCAGAGGCAGGGCCGGGATGCCCTGGGCGGCGCGTTCTTCGGCGTGTCGTCTATACGCTTCAAGCATCGTCTTCTCCCGAGAGGTGGGTGATGGGATTCGGGGCCCGTGCCGCCGCCCAGGGGCAAGCTAGTACGCTCGCTGCCATGCGTAAAGTGAACTCTTTGCATAGTATTCATGCTATTCTTGCATGATGGAATTACTTCGCATCCGCTCGTTGATCAGCGTTGCCCAGCACGGGGCAATCACCGAAGCCGCCGCAGCCTTGGGCCTGTCTCAACCCGCTCTTTCGCGGCGCATCAAGCAACTCGAAAATGAATTCGGCGCAGAACTTTTGGAACGAAGCCAGCGCGGGGTGGCCCTGACGGAGATGGGGCGACTGGTCGAGAGCGAAGGCCGGGCGCTGGTCGAGCGTTACCAACGCCTTCAGGAGAGCGTCGAGGCTCATCAGCGACTGGACGTGGGAATGGTCCGCATCGGCGGGGGAGCAACGGCGGTCGCATTCGTGGTCCCGCCGACAATCGTCAGCTTCCAGGCCAGTCATCCCGGGATCGTTTTCAAGCTCAAGGAAGCGGGCAGTCGCGAGGTCGAAGAGGATGTGGTCGCTGAACGACTCGAACTGGGCGTCGTCACCCTGCCCGTTCACTCACCCGAACTCGAGGTTCAACACCTTTGTGACGATCGGATCGTCCTGGTGGCGGCGGCGGAACACTCGCTGGCCCAGCGCAAACGGCTTCCCGTGCGCGCATTGCACGGCCAGGCTCTGGTGGGTTTCGAGGCGGGCAGTGCCATCCGTCATCTCATCGACGGTGATCTGCGCGAAGCGGCAGTTGAAATGAACGTCGTCATGGAATTGCGTTCGGTCGCCGCGATCCTGCAGATGGTTGCCACGACCCGGAGCCTGGCGTTCGTCAGCGAACTGGGCGTCGCAGGCGCAGATCCGCGCGTTCGCGTGTTACGCGTTCAAGGTCTGAACATCATCCGCCAGCTGGCGGTGATCCGAAAACGCGGTCGCCCACTTTCGAGTGCCGGGGAAGCCTTTGCCCGGGCCTTGCGAGCGAGTATCGCGAAACGCTGAGAGTTCGATGTCCATCGATCCTTCAGCTCGGGCGACGGAGCATCTCCTCGACCAGCGAGTCGGCTCGCGTGCGGTCTCCCGCCAGATGCGCCATCCCCATGTGCCGGGAACCCGAGCCGAAGTAGTAGCGTTCGTAGAGTTCGTTGCGATTGCCGAGCTCCGAACCGACAAAGTCCCAGGCCATCCGGAACACCGCGGATCTCTCTTCCGCATCGATTCCGTTGGCGCCGTGCAGGTAGGAATCGAGCAGCTTGCGCGTCTCCGGGTGGTCGAGTTGAGCGCGCGATGGCGTCGCCAGTAGATTGTGGCTTCCGATCAAGTGGAATATCTCATTGACGCGCGGGAACCACTGCGGCGCGAGCGCGCGCAACGGCACGAAGGGACGTCCATCGGGGAACCAGTAGCCCTCGCCCCAGTCGTAGGCATTGGCTTCGGCGAGGCGTAGCGCGCTGTACACGAGTTCGGAGTAGCAGTGAATCTCTCCCAGCAATCGCTGAGTTGCGGGTCCCGTATCATTGATGGCTTCAGCCATGCGCGAAGCCAGTCCCCAGGCAAACTCCAGCTTGGTCTGGGCGCGAATCATGGTCTGCTGCATGACGTT
This genomic window from bacterium contains:
- the acnB gene encoding bifunctional aconitate hydratase 2/2-methylisocitrate dehydratase, which produces MLEAYRRHAEERAAQGIPALPLNTEQTRALVELLQAPPSGEGEFLMELLSDRVPAGVDPAAEVKAGFLSAVARGELRSPLFDKPETVRLLGTMLGGYNVAPLVELLEDSELGQLAADQLSRTLLVFDAFESVAARARDGGENAKAVLQSWADAEWFTRRPEVPETMTVTVFEVVGETNTDDLSPATEAWSRPDIPLHARAMLVNPREGISNAPQQIVELEKKGHPVAYVGDVVGTGSSRKSATNSVLWHIGDDIPNIPNKRSGGVCIGGKIAPIFFNTMEDSGALPIECDVSEMHMGDVVTLYPYQGKVEDEQGKTISEFSLKTEVLLDEVRAGGRIPLIIGRSLTQKAREELGLAPSEVFRTPEQPLDTGKGFTLAQKIVGRACGADGVRPGAYCEPRMSTVGSQDTTGPMTRDELKELACLGFQADLVLQSFCHTAAYPKLVDVGTHQTLPGFFTERGGIALRPGDGIIHSWLNRMLLPDQVGTGGDSHTRFPLGVSFPAGSGLVAFAAALGVMPLDMPESVLVRFKGELQKGITLRDLVNAIPYAAIQSGDLTVSKEGKKNIFSGRILEIEGLPDLTVEQAFELSDATAERSAAGCSIRLGEHSISNYLRSNVTLLRWMISEGYGDAAALERRAKAMEVWLEDPQLLQPDGDADYAKVFEIDLADVKEPLLACPNDPDDVKPLSELAGTHVDEVFLGSCMTNIGHFRAAASLIEKHEGAIPTRLWVTPPTRMDERCLMSEGIYSVYAAAGARTEIPGCSLCMGNQARVAPGCTVVSTSTRNFPNRLGQGANVYLSSAEVAAVTATLGKLPTVEQYMTLAADLAGNSDEIYRYLEFDKLESYVRAAETVSEAS
- a CDS encoding LysR family transcriptional regulator; the protein is MMELLRIRSLISVAQHGAITEAAAALGLSQPALSRRIKQLENEFGAELLERSQRGVALTEMGRLVESEGRALVERYQRLQESVEAHQRLDVGMVRIGGGATAVAFVVPPTIVSFQASHPGIVFKLKEAGSREVEEDVVAERLELGVVTLPVHSPELEVQHLCDDRIVLVAAAEHSLAQRKRLPVRALHGQALVGFEAGSAIRHLIDGDLREAAVEMNVVMELRSVAAILQMVATTRSLAFVSELGVAGADPRVRVLRVQGLNIIRQLAVIRKRGRPLSSAGEAFARALRASIAKR